A genomic segment from Streptomyces sp. NBC_00237 encodes:
- the rplW gene encoding 50S ribosomal protein L23: MMTAIVTSKTFTDHRDILVKPVVSEKSYALLDENKYTFIVAPGSNKTQIKQAVEAVFSVKVTGVNTINRQGKRKRTKTGFGKRADTKRAIVTLAEGDRIDIFGGPTA, from the coding sequence CTGATGACCGCGATCGTTACCAGCAAGACCTTCACGGACCACCGCGACATTCTTGTCAAGCCGGTTGTCTCCGAGAAGAGCTACGCGCTGCTCGACGAGAACAAGTACACGTTCATCGTCGCGCCCGGCTCCAACAAGACCCAGATCAAGCAGGCCGTGGAAGCGGTCTTCTCGGTCAAGGTCACGGGGGTCAACACGATCAACCGGCAGGGTAAGCGCAAGCGCACCAAGACCGGTTTCGGCAAGCGCGCTGACACCAAGCGCGCCATCGTGACCCTCGCCGAGGGCGACCGTATCGACATCTTCGGCGGTCCGACCGCCTG